The Clostridium beijerinckii genomic sequence ATATTTCAGTATTATCTCTACTTAATTATAGAGCTTTATTTTTAACTTCATTATTTATTCTTTCTATTAAATCTTCTAAATTTAATGTTCCCTCATCTCCATTACTTCTGCTGCGTAATGATATATTATTTTCTGCTTCTTCCTTTTCTCCAACAATAATAATGTAAGGAACCCTTTCATTTCTGGCTTCTCTTATTTTGTAACCTATCTTTTCATCTTTCTGATCAATTTCAACTCTTATACCTTCTGAGCTTAATTTATCTTTAATCTTTTCTGAATAGCTATTAAATTTATTTGATATAGGAAGTATTTTTACCTGAACTGGAGAAAGCCATGTTGGAAACTTTCCAGCAAAATGTTCTATTAATATTCCTATAAATCTTTCTATACTTCCAAATACTACTCTATGGATTACTATTGGTCTATGCCTTTCTCCATCACTACCTACATACTCTAATTCAAACCTTTGAGGCAATTGAAAATCTAACTGAATTGTTCCACATTGCCAAGTTCTGCCTATGCTATCTTCAAGATGAAAATCTATTTTAGGCCCATAAAAAGCTCCGTCACCCTCATTTATTTTATATTCAAGATTTAATTCATCTAAGGCACCTTTCAATGAGCTTTCTGCTAATTCCCATTCTTCATCACTTCCCATTGAATCCTCTGGCCTTGTAGAAAGTTCTAAATTATACTTAAACCCAAATTTTGAATATACCTTGTCAATTAAATTAATAACGCCTTTTATTTCTGACTTTATTTGATCTGGTAACATAAATATATGTGCATCGTCTTGTGTGAATGCTCTTACTCTCATAAGACCATGGAGTGCTCCAGAAAGCTCATGTCTATGAACTCGTCCTAATTCTCCAACTCTCATTGGAAAATCTCTATATGAATGTGATTCTGATTTATAAACTAACATTCCACCTGGGCAATTCATTGGCTTTAAAGCAAATTCTTCTTCATCAATTGTTGAAGTATACATATTTTCTCTATAATGATACCAATGCCCTGAAGTCTCCCATAGTTTCTTATTAAGCATTATTGGAGTTTCAATTTCAACATAACCATCTTCGTAATGTAATTTTCTCCAAAAATCTATTAGGGTATTTTTTAATATTACTCCTTTAGGAAGCATAAATGGAAATCCTGGACCTTCTTCTGCAAAAGTAAATAATTTTAATTCTTTTCCTAATTTCCTATGATCCCTTTTCTTTGCTTCTTCTAAATTATGCAAATGCACTTCTAATTCTTTCTTACTAGAAAATGCAACTCCATAAACTCTTTGAAGCATCTTATTTTTTTCATTTCCTCTCCAATATGCTCCAGCAACGCTTAATAGTTTAAATGCCTTAATATACTTTGTTGATGGAATATGAGGCCCTCTGCAAAGGTCTATATAATCGCCCTGTTTATATAAAGATATCTTTTCAGCTTCAGGAAGATCCTTAATAAGTTCTACTTTATATGTTTCTCCCTTTTCCTCCATTAATTTTATTGCTTCGTCTCTAGAAATATCGATTCTTTCAAAGCTAAGATTTTCATTTATTATTTTATTCATTTCTGCTTCAATTTTATTTAAATCTTCATTGGATAATGAATTTTCAATATCAAAATCATAATAAAAACCATTGTTTATTGCAGGTCCTATAGCAAGCTTTGAATCCTTATAAATTCTTTTAACTGCTTGAGCCATAACGTGAGAAGTAGAATGTCTTATAACTTCAACTGCTTTTTCATCATCGTAAGTTAAAATATTTACCTCATCATTATTTTTTAATTTGTAAGTTAAATCTACTAATGTCCCATTTACTTCCCCCACTACTGCGACTTTAGCTAAGTTTTTACTAATTGAATTTGCTAAATCATAAATACTAGATTCATCTGCAATTTCTTTTATTGATCCATCTTTAAGTTTTATATTTATCATAAACTTGTTACCTCCTTCTTTAAGATTTTATAACATTAGATATATCTATAGGTTAATAATCGATAACACAACTTATTCCAAATTGCGTCTCATACTTTTTTAAATTCATATATTTTTGTACAAAAAAAGCACCCGTCCCAAGCCTTGGGACGAATGCATAATATCCGTGGTTCCACCCAAATTGAATTAAATAAACTCAATTCTTCTCTAAAATTTTTAACGATTTTCACCGATGGCATTTCACAAAATCTGCTAATAAACCATAGCTCCAGGGTAGTTTTTCTCATAGTCATATTTAGAAATGCTTACAGTCGGTGACATTTCCTCTCTGAAAACTGTACTCTATAATACTTTTCCCTTTCATTGCCTGAAAATATTTAATTTTTAAGAGTTACGTGCACTTTGCTCTTATTAATAATAAATACTAGCACTTTTGTAGTATCTTGTAAATAGTTTTTACCACAAAAATTTTCTTGCTTCCATAAACTCAGTTATATACAAGCCGAAATTATAAATATTTTGATTCCGAAAAGCTATGAAAATGTCGCTGAAGGTTCTAAGCAGCAGGTTGCATCCAGTTTAGCATGCTCCAACTTTCATAGGGAAGCTCGACTCATTACATTCGCTGAGGAAGTTCGAGAACCCAAAATAAAATTTTGGACTCTCACTTCACAAGCTAAACTGGAACAACCTACCGCTAAGAACCTTTAACAGCTCATTTTCAAATGTTTTCTCCACAAATATATTTATAATTTCTGGTAAAGATAAGACCTTAAAGTTCCAGCAAATTTGCAAGTATATTTATCTAACGAGTTTAATCCTTAAGCTGTTTATATATATGGTTCCTCAATGATATTCAAACTTATGAAATTTCAATATCGCTGTTATTCAGGAAATTGAAACAGTTGACATGTATTATTATCAATATGGAACCCTATATAGATGCCCACTTTAAATCTAAATTTATGTAGTAACTTATCAAAATCATAAATATTTTGATTACAAAAACTATCAAACATATCCAAACTAAAAATAAGACTTATGCTTTTGTAAAATATGAGAACTTGCCTTTGAGGCTAGCATCTTGGGTGCAACTAATGAGCTTCTCTCCTTTTTTATTTTTTGAAAAAAAACACATCATCCGTTTAGAATAATGTGTTTTAGATTTGATGCATAATTCAATAAAATAACGTATTAATTATTTCTTGAATTTCACTTTTATTTTTTTACTGCTAAGCAATAATTAACATTATCAAATGCTCTTATAGGATGTTCTGGATTCGCTTGATTATATTTTTTAAAATACTGCTCCGTTATTTCATCTGGTGTTAAATGTTCATAAATTAAGAAATCACTATCAGACAATAGTTTTTCCAACTCTAAATAAGAATAACTTGCAAGCATTTTTTCATTTGTTGCATTAGCTAGTGCAATTTGCTTTTTAACTCTTTCGCCTGCCTTAGAAGTATATGTGT encodes the following:
- the thrS gene encoding threonine--tRNA ligase; the encoded protein is MINIKLKDGSIKEIADESSIYDLANSISKNLAKVAVVGEVNGTLVDLTYKLKNNDEVNILTYDDEKAVEVIRHSTSHVMAQAVKRIYKDSKLAIGPAINNGFYYDFDIENSLSNEDLNKIEAEMNKIINENLSFERIDISRDEAIKLMEEKGETYKVELIKDLPEAEKISLYKQGDYIDLCRGPHIPSTKYIKAFKLLSVAGAYWRGNEKNKMLQRVYGVAFSSKKELEVHLHNLEEAKKRDHRKLGKELKLFTFAEEGPGFPFMLPKGVILKNTLIDFWRKLHYEDGYVEIETPIMLNKKLWETSGHWYHYRENMYTSTIDEEEFALKPMNCPGGMLVYKSESHSYRDFPMRVGELGRVHRHELSGALHGLMRVRAFTQDDAHIFMLPDQIKSEIKGVINLIDKVYSKFGFKYNLELSTRPEDSMGSDEEWELAESSLKGALDELNLEYKINEGDGAFYGPKIDFHLEDSIGRTWQCGTIQLDFQLPQRFELEYVGSDGERHRPIVIHRVVFGSIERFIGILIEHFAGKFPTWLSPVQVKILPISNKFNSYSEKIKDKLSSEGIRVEIDQKDEKIGYKIREARNERVPYIIIVGEKEEAENNISLRSRSNGDEGTLNLEDLIERINNEVKNKAL